AGACGCCGCTCGCGTCCCGGTTGTCGACCTGGAGCACCCCGATGATCTCCTCGTCGCCGTGCCAGAGCGGCACGCCGATGGTCGACTCGATCTGGGCGCCCATGATCGACGCGGTCTCGCCCACGTCACGCTTGGCGTCGGCGGCGAGCACCGCCGCGCGCTCGGCGACGACCTTCTTGAAGACGCTGCGCGTGATCGGGATGGTCTCGCTGTCCGCGCCGCCCCGCACCCGGGTGCCGACCGGCACGTAGCGCGCCGACTTGTTCTTCTTGCGGCGCGCGTCCACCTCGCGGAGCGCCACCGTGACGTGCGTGGCGCGAGGGAGGAACCGGAAGACCTGCTCCGCCACCACGTCGATGACGTCGTCCAGATCGATCGCGCTCCCGATGCGCTTCTGTGACTCGTAGAGGCTCTGCAGGACCTGTCGGTCGGCCCCGACCGTCGCCTCGACCTCGGCCAGCTCGTCGACCTTGCGGAGCGAGACGATGCGCGCGTCGTCGGGCTCGTCGCCGATCGTCACCTTGATCCGCACCGGGCGCTCGCGGTCGCCGAGCAACAGCAGGTCGCCGTCGCGCAGCTCGCCCTCGCGCGCGTCGTCGTCGGCCAGGTCGATGGTGTCGCCGCCCCGCTCGATGCGCGTGCCGTTCGTGCTGTTGTGGTCCCGGACCACGTAGCTCGCCCCGGCGAGCACGATCGACGCGTGCTCACCGGAGACGTGCCACTCGCTCAGCACGAGCTCGTTGAAGTCCGAGCGGCCGAGTCGAAGCATGTCCTCGTTCGACTCGATCCGACGCGCCTCGTCCTGTCCTTCGACGACCTCGAGTCGAATCACCGTGTCCCTGCTTTCGACCCCGAGAGGGGCTCAGCCGCCTGTGCGCGCCTGGAGACGCGCTCGCACCGCCATCGCCAGCTCCTTGACCTGGTTCCAGCTCGAGCGGCCCTCTTCGGCCTCGCGGATGCGGTCGATCTCGGCCACCGCCTCGGCGCTGCCCGAGGTGGCGATCCAGTCGATCGCGTAGAGCACGTCGCCGCGCACCTGCGTGTCGTCGTGGTCGAGGTGCTCGATGAGCGGCGCGATCGCGTCGGCGTTCCCGCGCCCGTAGCGCGCGATCATGTAGGCCGCCTTGCGCACGACCATGGCGTTGTCGTCGGCGAGCTTGCCGATGTAGCACTGGAGGTTGTCGCCGCACTCCTGCGCCGTGTCGAGCGCCGGGCCGAACTCCTCGAAGCGGGTCCGGAGCTGCCCGCCCTCGGGCTCCGCGGTGGTCGTGCTGCGGAGCCGCGCCACCTGCTCGCGGCCGGCGAGCATCGCCTCGGCGATGAAGGCCACGGCGCGGAAGTCGGCGAGCGCGTCGCGGTCCCCCGCGATGTCGTGGAGGAAGTCCAGCAGCCCCGGGTCGAAGGTGTGCTGCATGCCGGCGATGATCTGCAGGCGCGTCGTGTAGGGCGCCTCCGGCGGCCAGTCCTCGGGGATGTGACCGTAGGTGTCGATCAGCGCCTGCCGGAGCCGCGGCGTGTCCGACTCCACGCGGTTGAGCTGCACGAGCGAGGTGACGCAGGTGACCGCGCGGGTGATCTCCGCGCGCTGCTCCTCGCCGATGTCGCCCGGGCTCATCTCCGTCAGCGGCGTGACGCGGCTCATGAGCGGGTCGATCCCCTCCCGGAAGCCGAGCTGACCGATCGCGCGGCAGGCCTCGTTCACGACCTCCGTCTCGGGGTCCATCTTGCCCGCCGCCTCTTCGTTCACCTGGCGGACCGCGCCGATGAAGTTCGTCGCGATGCGGGTGGCGACCTCGTTCTCGCCGCGCAGCGTGGCGACGAGGGGGTCGTACGCCGGACGCCCGATCTGGACGAGGGCCTGCGCGGCCACGTCGTTCATGCGCATGTCGGGGCGGTTGGGCGCGAAGAGGAACAGGCCCTTGATCATGTCATCGACCGCGGCCGGATCGCTGAGCGTGCCCAGCTCCTCCGCCGCCATCCGGTTGATGAGGAAGTTCTGGTCCTCGTTGATGCGGGTCGCGATCTTGGTGAGGATCGGCGTGGCCCGGCGATCCTCCAGCGCGCCCAGCGCGCGGATGAAGCCGATGCGCATCCGGTTGTCGATGCCGCGGGCCTGCTGCACGCGGTCGAGCGCCTGCGACAGCGCCTCGATGACCGGCCCCTTCTGGTCGTCCGGGATCTCCATGCGCTCGAGCGCCTGCGCGGCGGCGATCGCGTGGTTCTCGGTCGTCTCCGCCCGCCACTCGAGCGCCTCGATGAGGGCCGGGATCGAGCGGGGGTCCTGCATCTCCACCAGGAGCCGCAGGATGCGCTCGCCGATCTGGGTCGCGTCGGGGTTGTTCACGTAGGTCTGCACGAGCGCCTCGATGGAGGCGTCGGCGATCGCCTTCGGGCCCGGCCGCTGCCGCCCGTCCTCACCCGTGATCGTCTCGACGCTGCGGTCGTTGTCCGCCGCCGAGAGCGCCTGGGTGTAGAGGCGGTTCAGGTTATCGACCGCGTTCTCGCGGCGGACCGGATCGGAGAGCTCCTCCGCCTGTCCCGCGGGATCGTCCGCGCTCGCGTGGCATCCCACGAAGATGGCCACCGAGATCGAGATCCCGGTGAGCAGCATGATGATGTTCTTCCTGTCCATGTGTCGCCTCCCCTCCCCGCGCGCCGGCTCCGACACGCTCCCTGCGAAATCCCGCCGTCCGAGAGCTCGTTCTGCGAGAGCTCGTTCGTTCCGGAAAGCACAGTGTTCCCGGAAAGCACAGTGGAGCTGCGTCGAAGGGCCGACTCCGAGAGAGAGCCCCGATGAAACCCGTCGCCTCGACGGCCCGAGACGGATCGTAGCGGACGATATCGAGGCGCTCGTTCGCCTGTCAACGCCGGCCGGTCCGGAGGGGCTCTCACTCGATGACGAGCGGGGGGGCGGCGGGCGCGCTCGCGTCGATGTCCCAGCGCAGATCCACCCTCCCCTCGGCCCCCGTGAAGCGGAGCACGACGTGTGAGTCGTCGGGGGAGATCACCGGAGTTCCGTCCGGGTGCTGGGTGGGGAACGCGATCCGGAAGGTCTGCCGATGCACGGAGATCGACGGGAAGTACACGCGCTCGGCCGCCCCGGGGCGGCGCAGGTGGGTGACCTCGATGGGGCGCACCTGCCGGCCGGAGGCGTCGACGAGCAGGACGCGCCACGCGCTCCGCTCGTCCGTCAGATCGCTCTCGCGGTAGCGGTTGCCGATCATGGTCACGAAGAAGCGGTGGCGCTCCTGCGCGTCGGCCAGGCTGGACCGGAGCAGCCGCGTGCGCTCCTCCGTCTGCAACGCGTAGTCGGCCGCGTAGCGGATCACGTAGGCCCAGCGGAATTCCCACGACTCGAAGGTGGCGGTGACGTGGAGGATGTCCTCGAGGCGGCCGAACGCGAACTCGTCCTCGGCGCGGGTCCAGCGGCCGTAGATGTCGTCGTAGTCGTCCGGCGTGAACGAGCGCGCGGCCGGCCGGATCGACACGGCGGTGGTCCCGCACGCGGCCAGGGTCAGCGCGGCCAGGAGCGCCGCGATCGGCGCGGCGCTACGCGTCATCCGTGAAGTCTTCCCGGCCGTAGAGCGCCACGAAGGGCACCCCCGCCTCGCGCAGGTTCTCCGCGCCACCCTCGCGCCGGTCGACGAGCGCGATCACGCCCGCGATGGCGTAGCCCGCGGCCTTCAGCTGGCCGATGGCCTTCAGGGTCGAGCCGCCCGTGGTGACCACGTCCTCGAGCACCGCGACGGAGGCGCCCTCGGCGAGGTGATCGTCCCCCTCGATCAGCCGCCGGCTCCCGTGGTCCTTGGCCTCCTTGCGCACGTAGAGCGCGTCGCGCGGAGCGCCTCGCTGGTGCGAGATCAGCGACACGGCGGACGCGAGCGGGCAGCCGCCGAGGGCGACCCCCGCGACCGCGTCCGGCCGGACGGGCAAGCGCTCGAGCGCCTCGAACATGGCCACGCCCACCAGCGCGTGCCCCTCCGCCCTCAGCACGGTCTGCTTGGAGTCGATGAAGAAGTCGCTCTCCTTGCCGCTCGCGAGCACGACCTTCTTCTTGGCGTAGCTGTGCGTGCGCAGGAGGCTGAGCAGTCGGTCGGTCGTCGCGGCCATGGGTGCTTTCACGAGGACGGGGTGGCGTCCGAGCGGTCCTTGCGCTTCGCCTTCTGCCGTCCGACCGTGGGCATGTTGGGGGCCGGCGGGCGCCGACGCTTGCGCGGCGCGCGCTCGGCGGGGGTCTCCTCCTCTGGGGCGGCGGCCCGCGGCGTCTCGGGCTCGGCCGGTCTGGCGGTCCGCGTCGGCTCGGCTGGACGATCGCCCGGGGCCGTCGTGCGCTCGCCGTCGCCCCGGTCTCGCCCTCCGCGGCGACGGCCGCGACGACGACGCTTCGAGCGACGCCCCTCGTCTCCGTTCGAGTCTCCTTCCGAGGGCTGCGGCTTCGAGCGCGTCTTGCGGCGCGGGCGCCGACCGTCCTCGTCGAGCGCGGCGGGCGCGCCGACGGCGGTGGGCGCCCCCTCGAGCGCGATGGCCTCGTCGTCGTCGCGAGCGAGCTGAGGCGGCACGTGCTCGCGTCGGACGTGACCGGTCGGCGCGTCTTCGGGCGCCCGGTCTCGCTCGGACGACACCGCCGGGCTGGACGCCGGCTCGGGCGCGCGCCGCTTGCCCGCGGACGACGGCGCGCGGCGCACCGCCTTCGGGACCATCGGCTCCCCGTTCATCCGGACGCGCCCGCGCACGCGCGCGCCGTCGACGATGTGGACCCGCGGCGCCACCGCGTCTCCGACCACCATCGCGCTCCCCTCGAGCCGGATCGTCTCCCGGGCCGCCGCGTCGCCCGTGAGCACGCCGCGCACGATCAGCGTGGTGACGCTCACGTCGCCGTCGACGCGCCCGCCCTCCTCGATGACGAGACCGCCCTCGAGCTCGATCGGGCCCTCGACCGTCCCCGCCACGACCAGATCGCCGGCGCCTTCGATGGCCCCGACCAGCGTCACCCCGGCGGGCAGCACGGACGTCCGGCTCACGCCTCTTCTCCCGGCAGATCGAAGTCCATCTCGATCCCGCCCTCGAGCGCGCCCCCGTCATCGACGGCGATCCGTCGGGCGCGGAC
This Sandaracinaceae bacterium DNA region includes the following protein-coding sequences:
- the pyrE gene encoding orotate phosphoribosyltransferase, whose translation is MAATTDRLLSLLRTHSYAKKKVVLASGKESDFFIDSKQTVLRAEGHALVGVAMFEALERLPVRPDAVAGVALGGCPLASAVSLISHQRGAPRDALYVRKEAKDHGSRRLIEGDDHLAEGASVAVLEDVVTTGGSTLKAIGQLKAAGYAIAGVIALVDRREGGAENLREAGVPFVALYGREDFTDDA
- a CDS encoding polymer-forming cytoskeletal protein, with product MSRTSVLPAGVTLVGAIEGAGDLVVAGTVEGPIELEGGLVIEEGGRVDGDVSVTTLIVRGVLTGDAAARETIRLEGSAMVVGDAVAPRVHIVDGARVRGRVRMNGEPMVPKAVRRAPSSAGKRRAPEPASSPAVSSERDRAPEDAPTGHVRREHVPPQLARDDDEAIALEGAPTAVGAPAALDEDGRRPRRKTRSKPQPSEGDSNGDEGRRSKRRRRGRRRGGRDRGDGERTTAPGDRPAEPTRTARPAEPETPRAAAPEEETPAERAPRKRRRPPAPNMPTVGRQKAKRKDRSDATPSS